In Piliocolobus tephrosceles isolate RC106 chromosome 4, ASM277652v3, whole genome shotgun sequence, the following are encoded in one genomic region:
- the TMCO6 gene encoding transmembrane and coiled-coil domain-containing protein 6 isoform X2, which yields MWSRRQGRLRPTVCGVEELRRRRREQEAALRKARREQQLVSKRLLREDVPEEAGEGCVAAILGEAEVRGQGKVQQFLRQAQRGTEEKEREGALVSLRRGLQHPETQQTFIQLEGSMRTLVGLLTSNQALLQLEAARCLHELSHSEHSTIAEACLPATSYLLTYLSGHSPDFIELCLYTLGNLIVESEAVRRQLLPQGIVPALAACIQSPHVAVLEALGYALSQLLQAKEAPEKIIPSSILASTLPQHMLQMLQPGPKLNPGVAVEFAWCLHYIICSQVSNPLLIGHGALSTLGLLLLDLAGAVQRTEDAGLELLACPVLRCLSNLLTEAAVETVGGQMQLRDERVVAALFILLQFFFQKQPSLLPEGLWLLNNLTANSPSFCTSLLSLDLIEPLLQLLPVSNVVSVMVLTVLCNVAEKGPAYCQRLWPGSLLPALLHTLAFSDTEVVGQSLELLHLLFLYQPEAVQVFLQQSGLQALERHQEEAQLQDRVYALQQIALQG from the exons ATGTGGAGCCGACGGCAGGGCCGCCTTAGGCCCACGGTCTGCGGGGTGGAGGAGCTACGGCGCCGCCGGCGGGAGCAGGAGGCAG CACTGCGGAAGGCGCGGAGGGAGCAGCAGCTGGTCAGCAAGAGGCTGCTGAGAGAAGACGTCCCAGAGGAAGCTGGAGAGGGATGTGTGGCTGCGATCCTCGGGGAAGCCGAGGTGAGAGGGCAAGGCAAG GTGCAGCAGTTCCTGCGGCAAGCCCAGCGGGGtacagaagaaaaggagagagagggggcTCTGGTTAGCCTTCGTCGAGGCTTGCAGCACCCTGAAACGCAGCAAACCTTCATCCA gctggagggcagcatgCGGACCCTGGTCGGGCTCCTGACCAGCAACCAGGCTCTGCTGCAGCTTGAGGCGGCTCGGTGCCTGCATGAGCTTTCTCACTCTGAGCactccaccattgctgaggcctgCCTGCCAGCTACTTCCTACCTCCTCACCTACCTCTCCGGTCACAGCCCAGACTTCATA GAGCTGTGTCTGTATACACTGGGTAACCTGATCGTGGAGAGTGAGGCTGTGAGAAGGCAGCTCCTGCCACAGGGCATTGTTCCAGCCTTGGCTGCCTGCATCCAG TCCCCCCATGTGGCTGTGCTGGAAGCTCTCGGATATGCCTTGTCCCAGCTTCTACAGGCTAAGGAAGCTCCAGAGAAGATCATTCC CAGCTCCATCTTGGCCTCCACTCTCCCTCAGCACATGCTACAAATGTTGCAACCTGGCCCAAAGCTGAACCCTGGGGTCGCTGTGGAGTTTGCCTGGTGCCTTCATTACATCATCTGCAG CCAGGTCAGCAATCCTCTGCTCATTGGCCATGGGGCTCTGTCTACTCTGGGGTTGCTGCTGTTGGACTTGGCTGGGGCTGTCCAGAGAACTGAGGATGCAGGCCTGGAGCTG CTGGCATGCCCCGTGCTTCGATGTCTAAGCAACCTGCTAACTGAGGCAGCAGTGGAGACTGTGGGAGGGCAAATGCAGCTCAGAGATGAGCGTGTTGTGGCAGCCTTATTTATCCTGCTGCAGTTCTTTTTCCAGAAACAGCCCAGTCTACTCCCCGAGGGCCTCTGGCTCCTCAACAACCTCACTG CAAACAGTCCTAGTTTCTGTACCTCCTTGCTCTCCCTGGATCTGATTGAGCCCCTCTTGCAGCTGTTGCCAGTATCTAATGTGGTGAGCGTAATG GTGCTCACAGTTTTGTGCAATGTTGCAGAGAAGGGTCCTGCTTACTGCCAGCGGCTGTGGCCAGGGTCCCTGCTTCCCGCCTTGCTGCACACACTAGCCTTTTCTGACACTGAAGTTGTAGGCCAGAGTTTGGAGCTGCTGCATCTGCTGTTCCTGTATCAGCCAGAG GCTGTTCAGGTCTTCCTGCAGCAGTCAGGGCTGCAGGCCCTGGAAAGGCATCAGGAAGAGGCCCAGCTCCAGGATCGTGTGTATGCTCTCCAGCAGATAGCTCTTCAAGGGTGA